Part of the Sphaerodactylus townsendi isolate TG3544 linkage group LG10, MPM_Stown_v2.3, whole genome shotgun sequence genome is shown below.
CATTCAGTAGTCATCTTGAACATTCCCAAAACCTGAAGAAAGTTTCAGCTTCTGGCATTTAGCTgctttcattttaatttgttttttttaaaattagcaagCTTGAAGAGCTATAATTCTTTAGATTCAGAAATGGAAGCATGTCTCCTTTTTAACTGAATCCAGACACTGCTGTTTGGACGAAGAATAAGTTCTGTGGAAGGTTCAATATCTCCATAATTCTGTGGGGTTTCCACCCAGAAGTTCCGCAGGATGGTGGCTAAAACAGTCTTTTCTTCCATCTGTGCAAAGCGCTGACCTGAGAACAAATTGCAAGAAATGCTAGTTCACCGTGCTAATACTCAATCACTGGTATACATCATGGATTATATCACGGATTCCCAGAATGGTACTTGTGGGTGCCATTGAGCCTACGGACACCTTTTCTAGTGCCCGCCAAGTATTTTTAAGAAGTGAGTGGGggcaggtagggcttttgtccagcaaggtttctgacttggatgtgcagatttttcaaatgttgctttggcatcagTTGCTACCTCAGCACAAGGACCTATAATTGTGTTACTAAAGTTAAACTGTGGTAATCATTTTTGGCTGACTCCGCCTCCTGTAGCAACCATACTCTAGCATGCTGTGCTCTACAGAGCCTTTTATGGGAAggcatttccaaaaaaaaaacccaggtgttTTCAGGCCTTGTTCCGAGTACCATGAcacaatctgttttttaaaaaggatcttgCACACTAAATGAACCACAGTGTCATGCAtatatcagtggcgtaggaggttaagagcttaacctcctacgcaacagtggcgtaggaggttaagatctcgtgtatctaatctggaggaaccgggtttgattcccagctctgccgcctgagctgtggaggcttatctggggaattcagattagcctgtacactcccacacatgccagctgggtgaccttgggctactcacagcttcttggagctctctcagccccacctacctcacaggggggaggggggaagggcaaggagattgtaagcccctttgagtctcctgcaggagagaaaggggggatataaatccaaactcttcttcttcttcatacatacCAATGCAGTTTCTGGGCCCCGCAGAGAAAGGCAAGTATGCAAATGGATGCCGCCCAGATGAGTTCTCTATGGAAAACCGCTCTGGTTGGAATTTTTCAGGCTCTGGGAAGAATTCAGGATCTCGGTGCAGTGCACAAGGAGAAATGACAATATCTGTCCCCTTTGGTATCTTAAATCCTCCTGTTGAAGAAGGATTACCATTCAGGGAAGCAGCTCCTCACAGGATGAACTGAATTAGCTTATACCCATAGTGCAGCAATCCACTTACTAATATAGCAGGATTCAACTAATGTACGACCAAAATATGGAACGGAAGGGAACATGCGGAGGGCTTCTTTTATAACACATTCCAGATAGTGTAGTTTCTTCAAATCGTCTGAGGTGATGTGACGGTTAGAGTCACCTAGTAAGGCAAACAAAGGGAGTGAGAGATATGCAACCACTACGATCAACAGATGATTGTATCCAGACTGCgttttccaccagcagaacagAGCTTTCCTGACTCTCCCTCTCCAATGCAGGATCCAAATCAACAAATCCATTGATTTCTGCTTCTGGAGAACAGGGGGACCCTTGTGAATGATGAAGAAGGTCAacagcagagggaagggggaactgGACAAAACAGGCTCTCTGTTTTGGTCAGCAGAAAATTTAGCCTGGATCAGACCCTAAATATATACCCTGAAATGAAAtactggtcatttccccactgagaaatgaaaggcttctccctctccactgcagcatgtgcctagtgaagacctcaatgtctatTGCAGTTTCGAGCAATGCAACGATCACTCCCCACGATCACGGGATCCAACGCTGCTCTGTTCatcctgattgactgttgtgctgggttggggcgggaatttttaaaaaactttttttttgcacagctacatcACCACGCGCATGCATTGATAggacggtagctgtttttcgcACTAAACTATGTTTATGTGCAGCTTCGtcactctttacccatgcagctgcactggcccgaaagtttaattttaatttatagacggcacagaaatcacattcctcACAGCCACGTTTCAAAGTAGCCCTATcggcatgaaacaaaaaaaggctgtgcatgcaTCACGCACAACctactgcgctctgattggctggaaggcttcaCATCACTCCCAATGGCtggaaaacaaacctacattcaacccctccacacaccccccccccacattgatCCAACTTCAGCGTGTGttctttaaaaaggtgcacttctatgcaggttcttaaaaaacacgtgataagggggagagggagtgccatAACCGGGATAAATCCGTgttcggcagttaagcagtggggaattcttgctgaaaccttgatatttcgcatgagtatcacacgattaattgacagtggggaattgaccactGATAGTTATTTTAAACAAGGTTCTTATTTTTAACAAGAGAGGAAAGCCTTCATGGGTCAATTCCAAATAGGCATGATTGATTTCTCCAATTATTAAGAAGCCTGAATAGACATATGTTGAGTGGTCAAGCAGCACCACAATACTCCTTTCATCTTGAAAAAGAACTACTGCACTGAATCTGAGAAAGCCACAGAACGAAGAGCTGCTGTCCCACATTCAGAACCGTTCCTTGCAAGCAGGAGGAATTTCAAAACTGAAACCACCTTTTCACTCAACGGTGTTCTCAGCCAACAGAAGATTTTTGGGGGGAATTTTTGTTCTAAGCAAGCAATTGGATGCAAAACTTCCAATAGTTAGCCACTCCCTTCTCTTCTGGATTTCATGACTATTGAATTGCATCTCCCAGTGTACTGCTATTTCTGTTCCTCAGACAGCTTTCTCCAACGTATTTTGCACATGGGGGACAATTTTGTCTGGCTTCCCTGTTGCTGCTGGCACAGGGCAGCAGAGATGGGGCTTCTACATGGTAGAATTTCCTGCCCCAGTCATCAGCAATGGCCACTCCCCCAATCCATGGGGCCTTTTTTAGTTCTCAACAGTATCAAACCCAGAGCACATAACCCATGTGAGGAAGGTCTAAGGTTGTCTGTTTGGCAACAGCTGGGTCACAGACTCTGTGGtaagttttgttttcattttccagcCAACATTCATACCATTCATTTCTTTAGTTTGGCAGGGTGTGTAGAAAATACTGACTTTTATTTAAGAACGTGCCAAACACGAACAAAAACACTTTCAGAACCAAAATCCTTTCACAACTGAAGTCTGTTAACCACTATCTCAATTTCCCAGAATGCCACATAATTCAGTCTTAAAAGAGTagcatataaacaataaaaaataaggcTTATATCAATTATTATTACCTGTCAAACCTGAACTCGTTTCACTAAACTGTAATCCAAATGCATAAGTGGCAAATGTCTATTTGTTTTAAGCCCATACCTCTTCTTCTCCAAGGCCATCACAGTCACCCAAAGCTTTGAGGCCACCATATGTAGAACACCATGTGGCCTTTAGACAGCAAGAGCATTCTGTCAGCCCTTCAGTATAATGGTAAGTCGGCCTAGGAAAGGCTGTGGTCCAGACTGTCACCCTTTATTTCATTCCATGTTCTTTATGGGGAGGGTAGGAGCGCAGGGGATGAGAAATATACTTTTGTGTGGAAACAGTGTTCAAACAATACAGAACAAAGGCATATGAAGACAAACACACTGAACAAGAAGTACCAGAGCTGGAAGACCACCagcttaaggttgccagctccaaaatgggaaattcctggacattttgaaGCTGGTACAAGGGAACTGACCTTTTGTAGtctatcagttgtaattctgggagatctccagatcccatctggaggctggcaacccaagccTACCAGAGTGAGCGCACTGGGAGCCTTCATTTGTCGCATTCAGGGAAGTGCGTAAAACAGTTTTATTCCACAGGGCATTTGGTGGAGGGCAGTTTGAATGGATTTGCCTGAATGTTAAATTGCACCTACAGTCAAACCTCGGTCTTCGTTGCCCTCGGAGATCGATGGTTTTGGTCTTCACCGGTCGCCCCCAGCTGTTTGGTCGCCTCGGAGATCAGTGGTCGCCTCGGCTTCTGTGGCGACTTTTGAATATCTCTGGTGCAGCGTTTGCATTGCGCATGTGCAAACGACGTTGCACATCGGCAAAAGGCACACCTAAGAGTACACTGTTTTTGGTTTTCGCCCATCGCTGGACAGATTAGTGGCGAAAACAGAGGTTTGACTGTATACGATACCGGTTTTTTACTACTTTTTAACTGTGTATTGTTCTTAATTTATTGCTAGAGGCTTATGATGTTTTTGCTGCTTAGTTAGTGACCATGTGTCTGCGGAAATAAAGTgcagaataaatatttttaaataatgaataTGCAAAGCCAGTGTAAGCCACTCCCCACAAGACTGCATCTGGATATCACTTTATATCTCACTGTTTCAAGCTGATACTGACATGCccaggagagagagaaacttaCCAAAAACTTCATCCAGTTCATGGTGAATTTTTCTTTGCACTTCTGGGTGGCATGCAATTGAGTAGATAGACCAGGTCaaggcagcagcagtagtatcaTGGCCCTAGGAGGGCAGATTTTTACTAGCATGAATATAATATTCTAAGGCACCTTTTAAAGGAGTTTGATATTTTCAAATGCTGGTAGTTGCCTACATTTCAACAAAAAATGTTGACACATTCTCATGAGTTTCTCTAGTGTGTAAAAATACACACTAGAGCTAAGGAGGGTTAAAAGGGAGCAATTGTTTAGATTTCCATAGACACTTCGCTCGGTCCAAATCAGAAATCTAAATGGCAGCTTTACTTCTAGAATCTCATAGTtcatccatccagtccagccacAATTGACTGGAAAAAATTAAGCAGAAGCTTAATTTTCATAAACAGCTCTAGAAAGAGTATGCAGTTCTAAAAAGAGCTTATTTTTGCTTGGACAATGGCCAGTATTTTTATATAAAAGAGTGACTCAGGAAGAAAGTGCAGAATAGGAAGAAGCAAGCATGGGAAGAAACAATAgtggtataatttttaaaaagaagctcgTGTCCCTTGAAGCCACAAAACCCTTGAAAAGTCAGTGCAAGTCAGAGTAGACCACGCTAACCATGCATGATCAACTTCTAACAGCACGCAGGAGCTTCAGGTGTATGTGCGTTTAAAGGACAAGAATTTCAATTGATAGATATATATTTATCATGACAATGTAATATGTTCTTCCTGTAATTTCCAGCGACATGTCTAAATTGAGTTGCTTTTTGCCATGTAAATGTATGTACATTAATTGCAAAGAAGTTAACAGAGGTGCAGTGGGCCAATTAGGAACAGAATCTGAGGTACATCTTTCCTGATTTCTCCATCTTAGCCCTGGCCTTTCATCAAAATCTAGAACAAATCATGAATGTGATGCTCTCTCTCAACACAACCTGGATTACATGTAAAACATGACTCCATAAATATCACTTTGTCCTCCTGGGCAAGTGGGTAgattataaatgtaataaatatgaaCAGTCCAGAATTGGTTTCCATATTTACATCTTTTAGGAATAGGTTTGCAGTCTGAGGGCACTCTGGATCCAGGCCTGGGTGTCCTCTGTAGGCCTGAACAAAGACATGCAATGTCTTTGCCCAGCATTTTATGCAGTATGCCCACTAAAGGTTGAATCCCCTACCTCAAACATGAATGTGTCCACTTCCTCTTGAATGTCCCGATGGCTGAACTTCTTCCCATCATCGTCAGTGGCATTAAGAAGGATATCAAGGAAAGCTCTCCGTACTTTCCACCCATCTAACTCTTCAGTGGTAACTGTATCATTTTGATGTCGCTCCTTAATTTCTAGTTCTTGAGCTCTTTCTGCAATAACCTTCAATATGTATAAAAAATCAAATCTCAGGTTATATAATTCAAGGTGTACTCCGTGAAATGCCATAAATAATTAGCTATTGCGCTCTATGTATGGTACTCTGGATGTCATGCTGTGGCAAAGATATATGAGATTTATCCTTAGAGATGTGCAGAAAGAAAGTTACTTCAGATGTGAATGAAAACCATCAAAGGTGGAAGAAGAttgagagaaggaaaaaagggacCCAAGGAACTTGAAGAACCACCTCTCCCTACATAAATCATAAGgttgaaaggggccatacagTTCGTATACATTCTGTTCCACATGAAGATGTtagttttaaaatctgaaatataactatttgtataaaataatgatcaaagcagcccatgcaacaacagctttaggctggaaagaaaagaaaaaatggacaatccagaaatggttggaatatatctaggaacaagtgacactggacattttcgatataaaaacaaaaaataaactgtggcaagatcaacagcgaaattttgaagatatgggcaatatatgcggactggatgaaagaagctggag
Proteins encoded:
- the LOC125440340 gene encoding cytochrome P450 4V2 isoform X1; this translates as MELLQRIEVDGRLFYWGAAAVALLATLLAASSSRLLLDFFRSWRELRLIPGISPCYPLLGNVPLFERDGAAFFKQILFYRDRFCDIPLLKLWIGPLPILLLFHAESIEVVLNSSKHIEKPYFYKFLHPWLGTGLLTSSGRKWRTRRKMLTPTFHFSILTDFLEVMNEQANILVKKLEKHVDKEPFDCSLFISLCTLDIICETAMGKKIGAQSNKDSEYVKSVLTMGDLIDHRIKSPWLWHDRLYLLFREGREHHRRLKILHSFTDSVIAERAQELEIKERHQNDTVTTEELDGWKVRRAFLDILLNATDDDGKKFSHRDIQEEVDTFMFEGHDTTAAALTWSIYSIACHPEVQRKIHHELDEVFGDSNRHITSDDLKKLHYLECVIKEALRMFPSVPYFGRTLVESCYIRGFKIPKGTDIVISPCALHRDPEFFPEPEKFQPERFSIENSSGRHPFAYLPFSAGPRNCIGQRFAQMEEKTVLATILRNFWVETPQNYGDIEPSTELILRPNSSVWIQLKRRHASISESKEL
- the LOC125440340 gene encoding cytochrome P450 4V2 isoform X2, with product MDLDRDGCISLPSCSKINSRLGLGRLLAFFKQILFYRDRFCDIPLLKLWIGPLPILLLFHAESIEVVLNSSKHIEKPYFYKFLHPWLGTGLLTSSGRKWRTRRKMLTPTFHFSILTDFLEVMNEQANILVKKLEKHVDKEPFDCSLFISLCTLDIICETAMGKKIGAQSNKDSEYVKSVLTMGDLIDHRIKSPWLWHDRLYLLFREGREHHRRLKILHSFTDSVIAERAQELEIKERHQNDTVTTEELDGWKVRRAFLDILLNATDDDGKKFSHRDIQEEVDTFMFEGHDTTAAALTWSIYSIACHPEVQRKIHHELDEVFGDSNRHITSDDLKKLHYLECVIKEALRMFPSVPYFGRTLVESCYIRGFKIPKGTDIVISPCALHRDPEFFPEPEKFQPERFSIENSSGRHPFAYLPFSAGPRNCIGQRFAQMEEKTVLATILRNFWVETPQNYGDIEPSTELILRPNSSVWIQLKRRHASISESKEL